The sequence below is a genomic window from Oreochromis aureus strain Israel breed Guangdong linkage group 12, ZZ_aureus, whole genome shotgun sequence.
TAGTGACTCTGATCCACTGTTAGCCATAAAAGCTGTAACATTTCCTCCACCTCGACTTTGACAATGATAGTCCTACctctttcagaaaaaaaagctgatgcctgcacttcagtcacatatTCACTGATTTAAAATCAACTGCGATGAAAACTCTGGTAAAGCTACAAACATTGCATCTTTGTCCAAAGCATTATCGAGTTAAAAACCTTAAAGTGAACTTTGTCCATCCTTATCAACCAACCACATAATTTATATGAAATGCTCATATTTGCTCTGtcctgtattttatttacagctCATTACAAAACTCTTTTTATTTAATGATACAAAATGCAGAACACAAGTAGTTAAACAATTCAGCAATCAAAGCATTATTCTGATTTTACTGAATATATTGTCACGGTTAGCGCTGGTCAACCGTGGGGATATGAGGaaagaggacccaaatgctggaCTCTTTAATGAAGgcagtccttttttttttttttttacagtgaagtaaataacaaaaacacaataaaataaatcccGTTAGCTCCCTAGACTCCCGTGTCGTGTCTTCACTCAAACGCTTCCGCACTCTCGCCGGAAGAAACCATaaaggttttcttttgttttattttttagtagCGCTATCTGGAAGAAAGCATTTTTTGTATGATAATTTATAACAACTTGAGTGCTATATCTATAATGTTaacttcacattttaatttctagAATGaaccaactttatttttaattcccAGAAAACGTTCTCTTTTTTGTGATGCTCTTATTTTTCACATCACTTAACACTCATGGTTCAGTTGTGCTTTTCAAGGTGGTCTTAGCTCTGCTATCCTTCGATTAcctggggcgatcgtggctcaagagttggcagttcgtcttgtaattggaaggttgccgattcgagccccggctcggacagtcccAGTCGTTGTGTCtgtgggcaagacacttcacccgttgcctactggtggtggtcagagggcccgatggcgccagtgtccggcagcctcgcctctgtcagtgcgccccagggcagctgtggctacgatgtagcttgccatcaccagtgtgtgtgaatgggtgaatgactgattgtagtgtaaagcgctttggggtccatagggactaagtaaagcgctgtAAGACGATGACTGCACACAGAAGCTTGGCtttatttctcagtttctcAGAAAAGTTTTTTATTAGGAAAAGGTTTCATTTCCTCATACACCTCACACCTGGAAGATGGTGAAGGGTTTTATGGCCAAATAAGATCATAAAACTGCTATAAACTTTTACTAGTACGTAAAATATGGATTTACAATGATACTGGAAGAGGTGATTCATTCACCAGCTACTTCAGTAAGTATATCTGAGCAGTACTGGGTCaggcatttaaatgttttttctccATTCTGATGCTGGATTTGAGCTTCAGCAGGTGGTCTTGACCATGTTTACACGCCTAAATGTATTTAggtgctgccatgtgattttAAGGAGCAGCTGAAGAGGTGTGCCTAATGATGTGGTTCAttaaaatttcattaaaaactattttacaGAACACACAAGACATTTAAGACATTTAAGAATAATCAGTCTCCTCTAAATCATGTCCAGAACTGGTATTTATTATAGCGCCATAAATCTGCATGCTGCGCTTAGCTGTAGCCAGAAATACCAAAGTGCAAACAGGTTCAGAATCAGCACAGTTCAATttgcttttaatgttttgattgaatggctgctttttcactccaAAGTGTGACCTGAACCAGAATCAGCAAGGTAAATATGAGTGTTACTTATCTGCTGAGCTTCAGTGGTGGGCTAATATCCACAATCATGCTTTACCTTTATCACTGTGgatataataatatatactaTTAACAGAATTATTAGCTTGAGCCTGGTTGTAACTGCGCTGACTTATTGTCACTGTGGGTTCATTGTCAAACTTAATTTGGCAATGAAattgatgataaaaaaaaaatgatgcaatgatttaattgtatttataaCATAAAAGCACATCAGTATAGCATTCAGCTGAGGaggcagagaggcatttttggaTGGGCTTGGACTCGCAAGGCCTGCCCTCAACAGCAAAGCTGGTTCACTAACACTGACATGAAGCCATGCCAGTTTAAGACTCCTTTGAATCGTTTCCTTGATAGCCGATGTATTGTGTTGTTTTAGAGAGAGACCGCCTGAGGGCGCTAAAGGACAACCTGAGAAGAACatgattacagttttttctgaatgcttaagccctaactgtgattcttatagcacaatgtctaaaactattaatacttatagcaaaaccactcactgagtttgcaaaactaaaagcacaaacactgctttgcactcagtttgccattttgtaacacacactttgcaaacctgtagctacaatccactgcacagcactctttttgcagaactgtaaacacaactcacggctttacactcaatttgcaaaggatcaacacactcctagcaaaactatacacatttatggccatttacactattttgccaactgtctgtcacactgtcacatgtgaaaactgttttagataattagttcactttgcaatcagcctaagcactataatacaggtaagctctgtgtgtggagtacagtggagggagcaggaagagtgagaagtagaggagaccgaggaagaggacgtggaggtgaagaagcaggACGAAGAGGACAACAAGGACaaggacgaggaggggggagaggaagggtaagaagagtaagaaatagaactgtgctgatgacatcagagctacaatagtggaccatgtaaccaaccatggagtgaccctgaggaagctggccaacgggttcagcctaactcgagccgctacactgtagcaagcatcataaggacattttgaaatgagagtcggttagtacagtcactttgcactaagatttgtagcactgccgtgctaatgagaaacacaacaataccatagatgtaaaatTCCAGAAGATATTTTCCCTGTGCCTTGACTAGAGCAGCGCTCCCCAACTCCgtgcctcggaccggtaccgccCGTGAGTCgttttggtaccgggccacgagtcaaggctcaggtgtgaaatgtatggttttcagggttttattggttttcagcgttattttgttatcgcttttatcgttaactcgcttttcctgggtcttttcacgtgtgttatgaataaatcttctttttttttttggtaccagtactagttttattttgttgtgtttatccgcgacaccttaaaaggccggtccgtgaaaatattgtctggcataaaccggtccgtggcacaaaaaaggttggggaccgctggactagaggacatttcatgtgatgtagaCGAAATTTTGTGGCCAGATCCACAGAGATGACACAATGtagactgatttcttttttttcctcagtgaaattactatttcgttttgacttgaaataaacacttgtgtttgttttgaggtgtgtgaataaacaccagtacttgaagtttggatcctcTATGCTTATGGacctatgacaaaagtatgagctcaaactgacatagcctaccttgtgcacagagaaagcaaaagccagatgtgtttttcattcataccatcagtgtgtagttggtgcattgtgtgcttattaatttgatggcttgtgtttactgtctgatacaaaaataccatttttacaaaggtgttgtgagttaagcaaaggttattcgcttttacaagaaaactacgttttgctgattgggtgaagagttttcttatttgtgtgtagagttttgcaaaatagccaatagttacaaaaaatgtgctcaagccatcagaaaaactgtaaatgaaGCCCAAGACAAAATAAGAGAGAAACTGCAGACAGTCTTTCATAGAAATCTGAAAGAGTTTAAAATCCTTATTTTAGGGGTGAAATGTGACAAATTTAGATGCACTGACTGCCCACATAAGTACCTCGAGGCAAAGTGTGTGCCTAGTGAAGAGACCTTCCTCTATAAAGACTTTGGTGAAGCACAGTGCACATATTCCACatgtattacttttttttttgtgtgcaaatgTAGTGTTTGGCAGTAGGTGTAAATAGCCCAACCAGAGGTTAAATCACCCGGACTCTCCATCAGCTATTAGAACAGAAAAAGCCTCTTGAATGAGAGGTAAGAGGTCATTTTAAGCACCTatgtcattttgtgttttgtcattttctttaAGACGAAAATTCAGGATCTAAATGTGAAAGTCTTATCTCCgaactttgtttttgtgatgATTAGTAAAACAACCTCAAACATTTGTTTGATAGGTAGTCAACTAATTAAGAAGCTTATAAAATGACCactgtgttcagtttttttttttttttttttgtgttgtttttgaaaTGTAGGCTTTATAAAAATCTTATTTTACATCTCATGGGAAAAATAAGATGAATGGAAGAGTTGAGTTTGCCTTCTGAATTTAATATAAACCATGATCATTTCCTAAAACTGACCAAACAGCAACCGGGAAGACAATGAACATCTAAAAATACCAGTAGGGATCAAACTCTTTCTTCCTTCTGAGCAGTCATGAGATAATGATACAATACTGATGTACTATGTTGAAACTGGTTTCTCCTTCCTTTAGATTTGTCTCATCAGCATCTTTCAGCTGCTtattgaaaaacaacaaaaacaaaacaaaactgtatttCAGTAAACAGACTTTTCTTATgaaaattctttttcttttttaactatGAAAATAAGAACATTTGAACTCATGTTTTacatagatttttaaaaaagtgatgaTTAGTCAGGAGCAGTCCTATTGGCTGTAGTGCCCTAGTTCTCGCCTTTATTTCCAAAAATGGCGAGTCTGGCAGTGAGGTCACTTAAGGGGCCACTGTTATTCAGGTCACTTTTTAGAAAGCTTTGTGAAGAAATGCAAATTCTCAGATTGTCAGAACAAAACAGTGGAAGTTTCGCTAAGAAAGAAAAGCTTAGCCACATCGTTTTCCCCTGTAAGACTGATTATCAAACTGAGTTCATGATGCAGCTTTATCGAGCTCTGATCCTGTGTGTGACTCTGTCTGCAGGTAAGAAAATATTTCATGTTGGTCCTGTGTGCTTTGACAGATAAACAAATGTATCGATTGGTAAAGGTGGTCTTAAAGTCTGTAAGGAAAGTGAAAGTTAAAAACTCAATGACCAGATTGTgaggaaacagaaacagacacGTTATATATCTTCTTAAAAATATCTAAAGACTTTAGTTATTATAGAATTTAGTTATTAAGTTTAAAAACAATTGTTTACAGTTTAATTAGTATTTACTTTATCCAAGACTTTAAAGATTTcctgtttgattttgtttcacTTCTCATTTTCTGCCAGCTCTCATCAAGCAGTATAAAATGGAAATATAAACCCCAAATAATTACAAGGACATGTGAAAGTGTGTTGTTTCTTTCTATAGTATGTGGATTACGATGCTACACATGCACAGCCGCTGATCCTAAATCCTGCATAGACCGCAAATCTTGCACCGTCATCTTCAACCGTTGTTTCTCTCTCAGAGTAGACGGTGAGTCGTTTTCTCATATCAGACTTGATAACTGAGAAGTCCAAGCATGCACAGTGATGCTGCACAGCATGCTTTGTGAAGTGGTTTCTGAGAGTTTTCTCCTCATGTCTTGCAGGTTATAACTTGGTTACAAAGGGCTGCCAAACCAGTGCATTATGCATTGGGTCTATGGCTTGCTGTGAAGGGGACCTGTGTAACAGCGCTATTCCAACTGGTCCCAGTGCTTTCCTGCTGTTGGTATCTTCAGCCATCCTCAAGTTTCTTTTCTGAGGCTGTGGAatgatgtttttctatttttttttaaatgctgctttctgattttattttgtacaaCTGAAGAATAAATAACTTTTGTGTACCATCATATGAAACAAAATTGTCCTTGACATTTTGATCTCAGTCAAAGTAATTCAGGGTCCTATTCAAATACTGTATTGCTTCAGTGTTAAGTTTTcctaaagcaaataaaaatgcaacCAGAAAATACCTTTGTATATTTTTTGATTGATTAGTTTTAACTGCAGCTGGGAAGaaggcagatttcttttctctttcagaaTTCTCTGACTAAGACACAAACGGGGAAAGGgagtgagagacacacaggaagcGCGAGAGTCAATACGCCTACACACGGGAAGTGAGATGTAAAACAGATGACATGACAGACTCACATAGGCAAAACAGGAttgagacaaacacacaagagGAACCTCACAGAGAATAAACTATAAATAAACTATAAACTTAAATCATTAGAATACAAAAGTCAGAAAAATTCAATAAGCTCGTACAGAATGTACAGTAGCTCTCATTTGGTTGGtttgctgttgtgttgctgCAGCTGTTGCAGACGGATTCAGTACAGAAATATGAACCAATGAAGAAGTGAAAATGAAGACGGTATAATTAGAAAGCAAACTTTTATCTATGAATGATGCATCCGGTCTTCTGTTTATTTGATTTCCTTCCTGTCTCATTGGTCATCCTTCAAGCTCagtgcacctagtgctccgattaccactggaaCCACTGTTACCACAACTGTCTGcatcttctccagctcttctctaAGCCCAGCTTCTTGTGTTACTTCTTCCTGacattgctgtcattcggtatcGCTAAATCTATCACTACGGCCATCTTCCTCcgcttgtccaccactactatgtTTGGCAGGTTAGCTATCACAATTTtttccgtctgcatctggaagtcccacaggatcttagctaaGTAATTCTGGACCACCCTctattttgaccttgggacttccagctATACTCAGCAAAGATGTTTCTATACAAtgctggccacttggttatggcgttccatgtatgcccttcctgctagcatcttgctgctgttatgtgctggattgtctcaggggcatctttacacagcctgcacttGTGGTCTTGCccggtgtgatagaccccagcctctatggatcttgtgctcagagcttgttcctctgctgccaagattagtgcctctgtgctgtcttttattccagctttgtccagccactggtaggatttctggatttCAGCCACTTCCTCCATCTGCTGAGGTACAtaccagggctcgcaaaatttcaaaatccctggtagcccttcgggcaggcactcttcagtttttggtagcccaaaataattttaagtagcccgaataaaaaagagagcaattttttaatgttttgtttcctttacaatattatacattaaagtataatattgtaaattaTACCAATTCGCACCAattcagaggaattggtgcgcaattaatcgtcactcaccaatcagtactgccgctctctatacaccgttcgcgcgatcgcaaattgaaagtgaaagcaaaaaccaagcgcaaattcaaacgcgatttcaatatgtcacatattgacagtggctcatcgatgccaatgacataattactcagctacatttgcgaaagaaaatgcaaaagcattgacacatatttttccttcctatgatagcccgacgggcagggcatatcagattttggtagcccgactggaaaaatcgctagccccgggacttcgggctagcgattttgcgagccctgcataCCATGGAGGTCTACATCGTTTCGTCTCTCTGGGTCCGGCCACAAAATTTCGTCTACATCACATGCAATGTCCTCTAGTCCAAGGCACCGGGGAAAATATCTTCTGGAATGGCGTATCCAGGCCTGACATGATGCTTGGTCAATATCCCCACATGCCTCCTCCATTGCCTGTAAAAGGGCTATGCGTTGATGGGGATGACGGCCATAGACCTTCCAGCGCCAGGCAGAGAAGAACTCTTCAATTGGATTCAAGAATGGAGAGTATGGGGGGAGGTTGAGTACAGTGAAGAGTAGGTGATCTGTAAACCAGTTGCGGACCAAAGCAGCCCTATGGAAACTAACATTGTCCCATATGATGATGTATCTGGTCTGCTCTGGTCTCTGAACATTAGTGAGCATGTCATGTAAGGTGTCCAGGAATGTaataatgtgtgcagtgttaTCGGGCCCAGGGttgcatgatggtgaacaacaccATTTTGACTTATAGCTGCACACATAGTTATGTTACCACCACGTTGTCCTGGGACATTGATTATGGCAGGGTGTCCAATAATGTTCCTGCCACGTCTCCTTGTCTTAGTGAGGTGAAAACCAGCCTCATCCACAAAAAACTGCTCATGACCCATGGCATCTGCCTCTAGCTCCATCACTCTCtagacaagacaaaacaaatgcagCACAGCAGGCCCATTCACAGCACTACAGTATGCACTTCCAGATTCAGTACCAATGATACTATAGCTTACCTGCACATAGTCATATCGCAGCTGTTTTACACATTCACTTTGTCTTTCAAAAGGTACTCTGTAGATTTGTTTCATTCGGATTCTGTTGCGGGCAAGTACACGACCTAATACAGAAATGCTCAcattttgtatgttttggaaGGTGGTGTCATCCTCAATTATGCGCTGCTGAATTTCGCGTAGCCTTATGGAATTATTTGCAATCACCATATTGACTATATgggtttcttggtctgcagtgaaaatTCTTCCTCTGGCCCCAGCATCTGGTCatctagcaattctgtaaagtaacaatttcagtatttttaaatctatggtattgttgtgtttctcattagcatggcagtgctacaaatcttagtgcaaagtgactgtactaaccgattctcatttcgaaatgtccttatgatgcttgctacagtgtagcggctcaagttaggctgaacccgttggccagcttcccccAGGATCAttccatggttgattacatggtccactattgtagctctgatgtcatcagtatttctatttcttactcttcttaccctttcTCTTccccctcctcatcctcctcttgctcctccttgtcctcttcctctaacttgacctccttgtccttgtcgtcctcttcgtcctacttcttcacctccatgtcctcttcctcggcctcctctacttctcactcttctcactcttcctgctccctccattgtATTCCACACGGGCAGCTTACCTGTAGCTTatttatagtgcttaggctgattgcaaagtgaactaattatctaaaacagttttcacatgtgacagtgtgccagacagttggcaaaatagtgtaaataatggccataaatgtgtatagttttgctaggagtgtgttgatcatttggaaattgagtgtaaagcactgagttgtgtttacagttctgcaaaaagagtgctgtgcagtggattgtacCCACAGTTTTGCAaggtgtgtgttacaaaatggcaaactgagtgcaaagcagtgtttgtgcttttagtttcgcaaactcagtgagtggttgtactataagtattaatagttttagaaattgtgctataagaatcacagttagtgtcacggtcctgggtcggtgacccagtgttttgagtttcttgtgtctCTGAGTTTTGTATTTTGATCTTAGTTCCCTTTGTTCCCCCAGTTTATTCTTTAGTCTAGTGTCTTAGTTTGGCTTTCTTGTATTCTCTTTAGTTCTCTGAGTATTTAATAGCTGCCCTTTAtgtctctttgttgttgttctgtgtttcttagttgctctgtctcccctagtcTAGTTTGCGTctgtgctacttcctgttttactttgaaggtccatgtctcttgtgagtgtattctactttgctccctcgtctcgtcagttctgatttctcccagctgtgctctccttctgtctctcattcccctcgttacttcccagtgtatttaaaccctgtgtttctctgagtcagtgttgcgtcgtccctcaagctgtgtgtttcctcgtgtGCCTCTCCGTCAAGtgtaagtttatatttcccagtttagtttagtttagttgtgtggatgccttatgcatccacactattgttttcctgtttctctttattctttatcctactttattgtgtggatgccctaaaagggcttccacactattgagttcctgtttctctttattctttattattcccctagttgcttccattacactttttggcacttaactactttctcagttttcagccgattttctcagttcaaactctatactgttctgctctttctgctaatgatggctatgacttttggtgtttattactgttatactttttaaaatattacactttttcctttaatttgtcccattgaaatgaatgggaaacttccacaattctgctaaaacttgcttgtctttgaaacttaactactttgtcatactttcacctagaaactccattcaaactttaaaatattctcagattattgggctattcctgtctgattcagctttttcagatcttctaccgttttaatcttatctctctttaagttttcagttgcaaattgtgatttttcagaaaatacatgtgttgctatggttgctatgcaattaagtcagagtgagtgctggtccgttctgaattttctcttcatgtctaaacaacttcttgctactcactcaatttccactcaaccccacaaattatacatcaaaacgtaggtatttttgctggctttcagacaatgtcactatctttattgtgagatttaccgttttttcgcaatttgcctcggagtgacacaaggtctcaatactcccattcaaagtctatgggag
It includes:
- the LOC116328631 gene encoding prostate stem cell antigen-like; the encoded protein is MQILRLSEQNSGSFAKKEKLSHIVFPCKTDYQTEFMMQLYRALILCVTLSAVCGLRCYTCTAADPKSCIDRKSCTVIFNRCFSLRVDGYNLVTKGCQTSALCIGSMACCEGDLCNSAIPTGPSAFLLLVSSAILKFLF